The sequence below is a genomic window from Nostoc flagelliforme CCNUN1.
CACGAATTGAAGCTACTAATAGAGAGTTAGAGAGAAAATTGTTAGATATCCAAGAGCGTTATGCAATGAGTGTAGAAGCTTGGTTGCACAGTGCAATGATTATCCATCTCCCTACGGTACATATTCAGTGTGAGTTGCAACGAAAGAAAGTAAAACGGACTGTAACAGCAGTTTGGAATCCGTTCACTAAAATTCTTGAGCCGCTTCGCTGTGAATTATCAGGAGAGCCTGTTTACAATTTCTATTTAGATGATCAATCAGCCAAAATTATCTCACCGACAGTTTGGAGAAAGTAATTTATGACTACTAATTTACCTATGAAATACTTCTATCAGGGCTAACATGTAGATATTGACTCATCGTTCATAGCTTGTCGTTGAACCTTCCACCAAAGTCCACAGTGCATCAATTCCGTTTACCAGATACTCTTTGTCCTGATGTTGTTCAATCCATTGAGACAAGGCAGGAGCGACTCCATCAAATGTTTTACCTAACTGAACCAATGCCTCAAACACTTGAGAGTTGAAACTTAAGTCCTGCTCGTAAAAATCATCAAATCTATTGGGGTTCCTGAACAAATTTAGTAATTGGCTGAGTACGATTTTGTGGTAAATATCTAGTTGAATTAGGGCTTTAGCTGCGCTTACACATACAATTTTATCTTCATGATTTTGTAGCAACGAAACTAAAGTATCAATAATATCTTGAGAAGGATTTATTAGATAGCCTAATGCTAGAATGGTATTACCGTACTCCCAAAAAGATTTATCCTGCAACTTTTCTAATAGTTTTAGCTCAATAAGCCGATAGGTACTGCTTGCTTCGCCTAACTTCTTAGCTACATATTCGCCAACACCATAATCTTCATAATCTAGCCAATCTCTTAATAACTTATCTATTGCTGCCTCAGAATTATTTCTTAATTCACTCAACAACGTTTCTATCTTGGAATAAATAGAGGCTGCTTCTTCTATTTCTCCTTGAAGATGTGCTTCATAAGCCATGTCATTCCAATATTCATCGTAGTCATCATCTATCAAAGTCAAATCTACATATTCATCATGGTATCCAAGCTGTCTTAAGCCTTTAGCTATACCTAATTCACCATGAAACTCAGAACATAATTGTTGGATTAAAAAATCCGAAATATTGCTATATTTCACAACTGTATTTAGCATATTTAGTGTCTGCTCAAAGAAATATTTATTTTTCAGTAAATTAAAAATATTGGTAACTGCCTCTTGATGATCTCCTAATGCTAATCGGTATATTAAAATTCTATTTGAATCATTGATTGGTGATGCATAATACTTTATAAGTTGTATAGCTTCCTCTGCAAAAATAGTCCCACTTAGATTTAGCAAAATCTCAGGAATTAGTTGCTTGGTTTTTCTTCCCACACGTAAACCATCAGTAGTTTCCAACTTTACCAGTCGAGTCAAAATCTCTGTCACTAACTTGGCATTTTCCTCTTTCTGCCTCAAGCATTTCGGATATTCTGCTAAACAGCGCCCTGCAAGCAGTAAGTCTCGATATAACCATTGCTCATACTCACTGTTGTTGTTAAGAATTGTCTCAATTACCTTTGCAGCCTTATTTCCATTCAATTGCGCTACCAGCAGCAAAATTACTTCATGCCAGTGTGGATTATGTAAATGTGAATGAATTTCCTTCAATAAAGGCTCTATTTCACGCTGTTCTTTAGCTCTATTACAAATATCCTCTGCTGTTAAATATTCCTGAAATGTTCTATGCACAAAAGCATAGTAACCGTCGCCTAGATGACTGATTAAACCAGCGCGTTCACGCACGATCCGATCTAAAAATCGCTTTGCCTCCGCTTCGGCTTCACGGAGTTTTACACCCAACTCATCCTGAATATATTCACTCAACTGTTCAAGCAAGGTATCCCGCTCAATCAACATTCCTCCTTCTTTATGACCTAACCCACCTTGAGTGTGCATCCAGTAAGCTAACCGTGCCATAAACCACCGCAAATCATCCTGCTTCAGATATTGCAATACTTCGTAATTATTCAATTCTTTCTCTTTATCCCAGGAATGAAGGAGTGTGTTGATAGCGGAATCATAAAGTTCACGCCGTTCTTTGGGTAATTGGGCTTGCTCGCGATGAATCAGCAAAATAATAGTTAATAGTAACGGATTGCCAGCTAGTAATTTGACGTGTTCATTTCCAAATAAAGCTTTTTTTAGAGGATGTTTGAAAAGTTTTGAGGGGTCAAATTTTATGCTAATCGCCTCACCATGATCCGGATCATGGCAAGGTAAATAAACGTCTCCGATGTTTCCGGTAGAAGTTCATAATCTCTAACCAATCGGCGACACCCCATCAGCCAGCCGAAAGTGCGCTCCACCACCCATCGCTTTTTGAGCAAGACAAACCCCTTAGTTTGCTCTGGTCGCAGCACCACCTGCACAATCCAACGGCAAGTGTCCATCACCCACATCATGAAGGCTGGACCATCAAAGCCGCCATCAGTCCAAATGGTCGTCAAGCGAGAAACCTTATTGCCCATTTCTTTGACGCGCTTGAGCACTTGTTTACCACCTGACCGCTCTGGCACATTGGCGGCGGTGACCAACACCCGCAGCACTAATCCCAACGTATCAACGGTCATAAACCGCTTGCGTCCTTTAATTTTTTTGCCTGTATCAAAGCCGACTTCCTGACTCACCATCGCTGCACTTTTGACACTTTGACTATCGATGATGGCTTCTGACGGACTTGGATGGCGTTCTTCTTCGATTCTCGTCCATTCTCGCAGATTATCATGAATCTTCATCCAAGTTCCATCCCTGCGCCAGTTACGAAAGTACGTATATACAGTTTGCCAAGCGGGAAAGTCCCCTGGTAGCGATCGCCATCGCACCCCTTCTAGCAGAATGTAAAAAATCGCGTTCAGGACTGACCAAATATCGACTTCACGCTTACGGCCACCTTTTTTTGCTTCTGGAAGCATCTCACTGAGAAATTGATATTGGGCATAGGTCAAATTACTGGGGTATGCTTTACTCATGCTACTCTCTCGGTGCTGTTTTCTTTCTATTCACAGCTTATACTGAGAGAGCTTTTTTACACCCTGACCTACTTTTCAAACACCCTCTTAGAGCAATCAAACGACCTTGCCTAATTTGGGGTTTGAGTTCTTTGAATAGATTTGTCTGTTCTTGGGTCTCAAAATAGCCCACATGATCTAAGGTACGTTTAAGTCCAAAATAAGTCATGACATCACTCAACATGGCTCGTACCTGATAATGGGTTAAAGAAATCTCGAATTTGTTTCATTACCTCCTGCTTATTGAGAGTAGACACCAGAACCGCATTAATATAAGCCATTTGTTCAGGGGTGAGTTTGGCTAATGGGCGTGCCAAATAATCGGCGATCGCTAATTTGGCTGCAATCACCGTGCTGAATGTCAGTTCTTGAAATGGATTGGGGTCTACAAAAGGCTGCACCTTTAGTTGGGTTGTACTACTCCCGAATTCAGGCGGGTTGCCTTTACCAATCACAGAGTTCGGTAAAGACAACTGTTTAGCCAAAGATTCAATTCGGTCAGCCCGTTTCTGTGTTCGTGTTTTCTTAAAACTACGGTAGCGATGTAGGGGGATTGGGCCATCCACAGGCAGAAACGGCCCATAGCGACGTTCACCATGTTCTACGTACAGTTCGTTATCGAACAAGCCCCACCACAGAACTACAGTTTCTCCAGCCAAATCTGGCTCCACCTCATAAGCCACCCCCTCAACCGTAACGCGAGCATCGATGCCTACCTTACGGCGTTCTGGGGAGCGTGCAAATGTACAAAAACGTTCCCAATTACACATTTGACGGATACCGTTACTAGGTAAATTGCTCACCCAGTCTTCCATCCGGGAATGGGGTTCGCTGCGATGGGGTCGGCTATTGTAATGGAGCAAAAACTTCATCAACCAAGCGTTTGCCTCAGCTTCGGTCTCCGGTTCATGCAGATGGTAGAGAGTTTCGTGCATTTCTTTAACAGTGCGAAACGGTCGTTCCACCTTCCCCTTAGAACGAGCTGTCACCCGTCGTCCATCTTTGCCATTTGGTAAATGGGTACGTACTTCAATCCCCAAATAACCCATTACTTTTTGAAACACTAAGCTCTTGGCAATGGGCCCATTGTCCATATACAGCATTTGGGGAATGCCTTGAAAGGGAAAGTCAGTCTCCGACTTGAGTGACATGGCGGCAAACATAAACCGCAGTGCTGCCTCCACATCTTCACCGTAAACACCGTGGTATTCTTGGTATGCAAAACCACTACGGTCATCCACGACACTATAAAGCATCAACAAGGGATGTCCACGTCCCGGTTCTAGGAAGGCTGGTGCTTTTACGTGCTTGAGGTCTGATGGACTGAGGTCAAAATGCCAACATTGATTGCTATATTCTGCCTGGAAGCGAACAGCAGGTGGTTGTCGCAGCAGGGTATCGCGGTCGTAACCCCATTTGTTGAGATAACGATTGACGGTGGTTGGTTTGAGCAAACCGACTGGAACGCGAAGATGACCATCTGGTGTGTTGATGCCATCTTCTTCCAATAAGCGAATTGCTTGCACGGTAGATAAATGGCGACCTTTGCGGTTAGATGTGCGTATTTTAATGGCAGCAATGATTTCGCAGTATCGCTCTAGTCCGGCTTTAGGAATCACACGCGGGACATCACAATCAACGCGCCGCACTGGGCGAACAACATTTCCTTCTCGTAGTGTTCGATACACAGTATCTTCGGAAATGCCATACAGTTGAGCTATTTCTTGGACTAATACCCGACGAGATGGACTGCGCGGTGGTAGCTGCTCTA
It includes:
- a CDS encoding IS5 family transposase, with the protein product MSKAYPSNLTYAQYQFLSEMLPEAKKGGRKREVDIWSVLNAIFYILLEGVRWRSLPGDFPAWQTVYTYFRNWRRDGTWMKIHDNLREWTRIEEERHPSPSEAIIDSQSVKSAAMVSQEVGFDTGKKIKGRKRFMTVDTLGLVLRVLVTAANVPERSGGKQVLKRVKEMGNKVSRLTTIWTDGGFDGPAFMMWVMDTCRWIVQVVLRPEQTKGFVLLKKRWVVERTFGWLMGCRRLVRDYELLPETSETFIYLAMIRIMVRRLA
- a CDS encoding IS481 family transposase, whose translation is MPIDTIVDLRRRLEQLPPRSPSRRVLVQEIAQLYGISEDTVYRTLREGNVVRPVRRVDCDVPRVIPKAGLERYCEIIAAIKIRTSNRKGRHLSTVQAIRLLEEDGINTPDGHLRVPVGLLKPTTVNRYLNKWGYDRDTLLRQPPAVRFQAEYSNQCWHFDLSPSDLKHVKAPAFLEPGRGHPLLMLYSVVDDRSGFAYQEYHGVYGEDVEAALRFMFAAMSLKSETDFPFQGIPQMLYMDNGPIAKSLVFQKVMGYLGIEVRTHLPNGKDGRRVTARSKGKVERPFRTVKEMHETLYHLHEPETEAEANAWLMKFLLHYNSRPHRSEPHSRMEDWVSNLPSNGIRQMCNWERFCTFARSPERRKVGIDARVTVEGVAYEVEPDLAGETVVLWWGLFDNELYVEHGERRYGPFLPVDGPIPLHRYRSFKKTRTQKRADRIESLAKQLSLPNSVIGKGNPPEFGSSTTQLKVQPFVDPNPFQELTFSTVIAAKLAIADYLARPLAKLTPEQMAYINAVLVSTLNKQEVMKQIRDFFNPLSGTSHVE
- a CDS encoding NACHT domain-containing protein; amino-acid sequence: MLIHREQAQLPKERRELYDSAINTLLHSWDKEKELNNYEVLQYLKQDDLRWFMARLAYWMHTQGGLGHKEGGMLIERDTLLEQLSEYIQDELGVKLREAEAEAKRFLDRIVRERAGLISHLGDGYYAFVHRTFQEYLTAEDICNRAKEQREIEPLLKEIHSHLHNPHWHEVILLLVAQLNGNKAAKVIETILNNNSEYEQWLYRDLLLAGRCLAEYPKCLRQKEENAKLVTEILTRLVKLETTDGLRVGRKTKQLIPEILLNLSGTIFAEEAIQLIKYYASPINDSNRILIYRLALGDHQEAVTNIFNLLKNKYFFEQTLNMLNTVVKYSNISDFLIQQLCSEFHGELGIAKGLRQLGYHDEYVDLTLIDDDYDEYWNDMAYEAHLQGEIEEAASIYSKIETLLSELRNNSEAAIDKLLRDWLDYEDYGVGEYVAKKLGEASSTYRLIELKLLEKLQDKSFWEYGNTILALGYLINPSQDIIDTLVSLLQNHEDKIVCVSAAKALIQLDIYHKIVLSQLLNLFRNPNRFDDFYEQDLSFNSQVFEALVQLGKTFDGVAPALSQWIEQHQDKEYLVNGIDALWTLVEGSTTSYER